The following proteins are encoded in a genomic region of Musa acuminata AAA Group cultivar baxijiao chromosome BXJ2-11, Cavendish_Baxijiao_AAA, whole genome shotgun sequence:
- the LOC135626183 gene encoding ferritin-4, chloroplastic-like isoform X1 has translation MRTCFQPHRSPPFASSPRLPPYYINPSFPVFPHPNPLPSRFTGASSDTMLLKASHPLPLLSPTSSEASPPPPASLRLALSLPKVQTRRGRVVAASGGHVITGVVFEPFEELKHSELCLVPTAPDQSLARQKYADDSEAAINVQINVEYNASYVYHAMFAYFDRDNVALKGLAKFFKESSEEERGHAQKLMEYQNKRGGKVKLLPIISPLTEFDHPEKGDALHAMELALSIEKLTNEKLLSLHKVAQKCNDAQMADFIETEFLGEQVEAIKKIAEYVAQLRRVGKGHGVWHFDQMLLDEGAAAA, from the exons ATGCGCACCTGTTTCCAACCCCATCGATCTCCACCGTTCGCTTCGTCTCCCCGTCTCCCTCCTTACTATATCAACCCTTCGTTTCCGGTGTTCCCTCATCCCAATCCTCTCCCTTCTCGATTCACCGGCGCTTCCTCTGACACTATGCTTCTCAAGGCTTCtcatcctctccctctcctctcccccaCATCCTCGGAGGCCTCGCCGCCGCCTCCTGCTTCCCTCCGCCTCGCTCTGAGCCTTCCGAAAGTTCAGACCCGTCGCGGGCGCGTGGTCGCCGCTTCCGGAGGCCACGTCATCACCGGCGTCGTCTTCGAGCCCTTCGAGGAGCTCAAGCACAGCGAGCTCTGCCTCGTGCCCACCGCCCCCGATCAGTCCCTCGCTCGCCAAAAGTACGCCGACGACAGCGAGGCCGCCATCAACGTTCAGATCAA CGTGGAGTACAATGCATCGTATGTGTACCATGCCATGTTTGCCTACTTCGATCGGGACAATGTTGCGCTCAAAGGCCTTGCCAA GTTCTTCAAAGAATCGAGCGAGGAGGaaagaggccatgctcagaagctGATGGAGTATCAG AACAAAAGGGGAGGGAAAGTGAAGCTTCTGCCAATTATTTCGCCTTTGACCGAGTTTGATCATCCTGAGAAAGGCGATGCACTGCATG CAAtggaattggctttgtctatcgaGAAGCTGACAAACGAGAAGCTACTGAGTCTACACAAA GTAGCTCAAAAGTGTAATGATGCTCAGATGGCAGACTTTATCGAGACCGAGTTTCTTGGTGAGCAG GTGGAAGCAATTAAAAAGATCGCTGAATATGTTGCTCAGTTGAGAAGAGTGGGAAAAGGACATG GAGTCTGGCATTTTGATCAGATGCTTCTCGATGAAGGGGCTGCTGCTGCATGA
- the LOC135626183 gene encoding ferritin-4, chloroplastic-like isoform X2 gives MRTCFQPHRSPPFASSPRLPPYYINPSFPVFPHPNPLPSRFTGASSDTMLLKASHPLPLLSPTSSEASPPPPASLRLALSLPKVQTRRGRVVAASGGHVITGVVFEPFEELKHSELCLVPTAPDQSLARQKYADDSEAAINVQINVEYNASYVYHAMFAYFDRDNVALKGLAKFFKESSEEERGHAQKLMEYQNKRGGKVKLLPIISPLTEFDHPEKGDALHAMELALSIEKLTNEKLLSLHKVAQKCNDAQMADFIETEFLGEQESGILIRCFSMKGLLLHELREEHGLCRVRHHRNRLSRV, from the exons ATGCGCACCTGTTTCCAACCCCATCGATCTCCACCGTTCGCTTCGTCTCCCCGTCTCCCTCCTTACTATATCAACCCTTCGTTTCCGGTGTTCCCTCATCCCAATCCTCTCCCTTCTCGATTCACCGGCGCTTCCTCTGACACTATGCTTCTCAAGGCTTCtcatcctctccctctcctctcccccaCATCCTCGGAGGCCTCGCCGCCGCCTCCTGCTTCCCTCCGCCTCGCTCTGAGCCTTCCGAAAGTTCAGACCCGTCGCGGGCGCGTGGTCGCCGCTTCCGGAGGCCACGTCATCACCGGCGTCGTCTTCGAGCCCTTCGAGGAGCTCAAGCACAGCGAGCTCTGCCTCGTGCCCACCGCCCCCGATCAGTCCCTCGCTCGCCAAAAGTACGCCGACGACAGCGAGGCCGCCATCAACGTTCAGATCAA CGTGGAGTACAATGCATCGTATGTGTACCATGCCATGTTTGCCTACTTCGATCGGGACAATGTTGCGCTCAAAGGCCTTGCCAA GTTCTTCAAAGAATCGAGCGAGGAGGaaagaggccatgctcagaagctGATGGAGTATCAG AACAAAAGGGGAGGGAAAGTGAAGCTTCTGCCAATTATTTCGCCTTTGACCGAGTTTGATCATCCTGAGAAAGGCGATGCACTGCATG CAAtggaattggctttgtctatcgaGAAGCTGACAAACGAGAAGCTACTGAGTCTACACAAA GTAGCTCAAAAGTGTAATGATGCTCAGATGGCAGACTTTATCGAGACCGAGTTTCTTGGTGAGCAG GAGTCTGGCATTTTGATCAGATGCTTCTCGATGAAGGGGCTGCTGCTGCATGAGCTTCGCGAGGAACACGGGTTGTGTCGAGTCCGCCATCATCGAAATCGCCTTAGTCGTGTCTAG
- the LOC135627883 gene encoding protein TIC 56, chloroplastic-like — translation MASINLGWIGDNWFPKTPKPSKPPFFACIGSHNFSFPNPKSNPTASLSSSSAPADTKEAPGKYSQMLDQFFWECDHRPDFRHTPEVERILADDTCFDKKENPTPEEVEENREWWEEFNENPVVEFLRRAEVIADRINELELEKNKHPYRREDRDLWKKLPHVPGLDGRPMPRKSIRTRKESDDKFWDFARQFFFGLWGFQQRPYPPGRPIDVAQAIGYKRLEKRYYDFIMRSGGWYYKDRLGRTRGPLELITLKTAWAAGIIDTHTFIWGEDMDEWAPIGMVYGLEKAIATWEVRLGAAATAFLHKLQKGISPWTPLKGFEKKTYKELQEEAIESKKRDMAVLQANGGIWPGVRTPSHAMFLWASGSELTTILERDHMPNKYIPKEMRYRLAKVIPGLRPWEVLSVEQAMDQITYDGDWYREPLGSYTTGPPYLKQWNSDVKRLFTIFYNLSYRVYNKFVRRIPGFIQVMEKVHADAAARDERRRAKREAQKRAETEAAIYGRRVSSAIHSRGTDAGVSP, via the exons ATGGCGTCCATCAACCTCGGATGGATCGGCGACAATTGGTTTCCGAAGACCCCGAAGCCCTCCAAACCCCCCTTCTTCGCCTGCATCGGCAGCCATAACTTTTCCTTCCCCAATCCCAAATCCAACCCCACCGCCTCCTTATCCTCCTCCTCTGCCCCCGCAGATACCAAGGAGGCCCCTGGAAAGTACTCCCAGATGCTGGACCAGTTCTTCTGGGAGTGCGATCACCGGCCCGACTTCCGCCACACGCCGGAGGTCGAGCGTATCCTCGCCGACGACACCTGCTTCGACAAGAAGGAAAACCCCACGCCCGAGGAGGTCGAAGAGAACCGGGAATGGTGGGAGGAGTTCAACGAGAACCCCGTGGTCGAGTTCCTGCGCCGCGCCGAGGTCATCGCCGACAGGATCAACGAGCTGGAGCTCGAGAAAAATAAGCACCCCTACCGGCGAGAGGACCGGGATCTGTGGAAGAAGCTCCCCCATGTACCTGGGTTGGACGGGCGGCCGATGCCGAGGAAGTCGATAAGGACCAGGAAGGAGTCTGACGACAAGTTCTGGGATTTCGCCAGGCAGTTCTTCTTTGGGCTGTGGGGTTTCCAGCAGCGTCCGTACCCTCCCGGGCGGCCCATCGATGTGGCACAAGCGATCGGGTATAAGCGGCTGGAGAAGCGGTACTATGACT TTATCATGAGAAGCGGCGGCTGGTATTACAAGGACAGGCTAGGACGTACCAGAGGACCATTAGAGCTTATAACTCTTAAAACTGCATGGGCTGCTGGGATAATTGATACACACACATTTATCTGGGGCGAAGACATGGATGAGTGGGCACCTATCGGAATGGTCTATGGCTTAGAGAAAGCAATTGCCACTTGGGAAG TCAGACTAGGTGCTGCTGCAACAGCTTTCCTTCACAAACTACAGAAAGGCATATCTCCCTGGACTCCTCTAAAGGGATTTGAAAAGAAGACTTACAAGGAATTACAAGAAGAGGCTATTGAGAGCAAAAAACGTGACATGGCAGTACTTCAAGCCAACGGTGGCATATGGCCTGGTGTAAGAACTCCTAGCCATGCGATGTTTCTTTGGGCTAGTGGCTCCGAACTCACTACAATCTTGGAAAGAGATCACATGCCTAACAAatatattcccaaagagatgag GTACCGACTTGCAAAAGTAATCCCTGGATTAAGGCCTTGGGAAGTTTTAAGTGTAGAACAGGCCATGGACCAAATAACATACGACGGAGACTGGTACCGTGAACCTCTTGGTTCATACACCACAGGTCCACCATATCTCAAGCAGTGGAATAGCGACGTGAAG AGGTTGTTCACAATCTTCTACAACCTGAGCTACAGAGTGTACAACAAATTTGTGCGGAGGATTCCTGGTTTTATCCAAGTAATGGAGAAAGTGCATGCCGACGCAGCCGCACGGGATGAGCGGCGTCGAGCGAAGAGGGAAGCGCAGAAGAGGGCTGAGACTGAAGCCGCCATATATGGCCGACGAGTCTCATCCGCGATCCATAGCCGAGGCACGGATGCTGGTGTCAGTCCTTAG
- the LOC103970707 gene encoding uncharacterized protein LOC103970707 isoform X2, whose translation MAQETLKLVSPSIGNEGRLPRKYTGDGQGARKDMSPPLEWYGVPEEAQSLALVVEDVDAPVDSDGPGVPWTHWVVVNIPPGLRDLPEGFPGKEEAVGGEYAGIKEGNNDWKVPGWRGPKPPTSGHHIRFKLYALDQTLRLGNKTKEADRRV comes from the exons ATGGCGCAGGAGACGCTGAAGCTGGTGTCGCCCTCCATCGGCAACGAGGGGCGGCTGCCGCGCAAGTACACGGGGGACGGCCAGGGGGCGCGCAAGGACATGTCGCCGCCGCTGGAGTGGTACGGCGTACCGGAGGAGGCGCAGTCGTTGGCACTGGTGGTGGAGGACGTGGACGCGCCCGTCGACTCGGACGGCCCCGGTGTGCCTTGGACCCACTGGGTGGTGGTCAACATCCCGCCGGGTCTCCGAGACCTCCCCGAGGGCTTCCCAGGCAAGGAGGAGGCTGTGGGCGGGGAGTACGCGGGCATCAAGGAGGGCAACAACGACTGGAAGGTTCCCGGGTGGCGCGGCCCCAAGCCGCCCACGTCCGGCCACCACATCCGCTTCAAGCTGTACGCGCTCGACCAAACCTTACGTCTTGGCAACaag ACAAAAGAAGCGGACAGACGAGTTTGA
- the LOC103970707 gene encoding uncharacterized protein LOC103970707 isoform X1 translates to MAQETLKLVSPSIGNEGRLPRKYTGDGQGARKDMSPPLEWYGVPEEAQSLALVVEDVDAPVDSDGPGVPWTHWVVVNIPPGLRDLPEGFPGKEEAVGGEYAGIKEGNNDWKVPGWRGPKPPTSGHHIRFKLYALDQTLRLGNKVTKERLVD, encoded by the exons ATGGCGCAGGAGACGCTGAAGCTGGTGTCGCCCTCCATCGGCAACGAGGGGCGGCTGCCGCGCAAGTACACGGGGGACGGCCAGGGGGCGCGCAAGGACATGTCGCCGCCGCTGGAGTGGTACGGCGTACCGGAGGAGGCGCAGTCGTTGGCACTGGTGGTGGAGGACGTGGACGCGCCCGTCGACTCGGACGGCCCCGGTGTGCCTTGGACCCACTGGGTGGTGGTCAACATCCCGCCGGGTCTCCGAGACCTCCCCGAGGGCTTCCCAGGCAAGGAGGAGGCTGTGGGCGGGGAGTACGCGGGCATCAAGGAGGGCAACAACGACTGGAAGGTTCCCGGGTGGCGCGGCCCCAAGCCGCCCACGTCCGGCCACCACATCCGCTTCAAGCTGTACGCGCTCGACCAAACCTTACGTCTTGGCAACaag GTGACAAAGGAAAGGCTGGTGGATTAG
- the LOC103970708 gene encoding ran-binding protein 1 homolog a yields MASNDPDREEEAVAGEDEDTGAQIAPIVTLSEVAVTTGEEEEDALLDLKAKLYRFDKEGNQWKERGTGSVKLLKHRETGKVRLVMRQAKTLKICANHLVIPSIKIQEHAGNDKSCVWHASDFADGELKEEMFCIRFGSVENCKKFMETVESITETLGKSEEKESEDASAAAGLLEKLSVAESKTEKASEEAPATSVKAEESSEVEKP; encoded by the exons ATGGCGAGCAACGATCCAGATCGCGAGGAGGAGGCCGTTGCCGGCGAGGACGAGGACACTGGCGCGCAGATCGCCCCCATCGTCACCCTCTCGGAAGTCGCCGTCACCaccggcgaggaggaggaggacgcctTGCTCGATCT GAAGGCGAAGCTGTACCGGTTCGATAAGGAGGGGAACCAGTGGAAAGAGAGGGGCACGGGGAGCGTGAAGCTTTTGAAGCACCGGGAGACGGGAAAGGTGCGGCTGGTGATGCGCCAGGCGAAGACCCTCAAGATCTGCGCCAACCATCTAG TTATTCCGTCGATCAAGATTCAGGAGCACGCGGGGAATGATAAGTCGTGCGTGTGGCATGCGTCGGATTTCGCTGATGGGGAGCTGAAGGAGGAGATGTTCTGCATTCGGTTCGGCTCAGTAGAAA ACTGCAAGAAGTTCATGGAGACGGTTGAAAGCATTACAGAAACTCTCGGAAAGAGCGAAGAGAAGGAGAGCGAGGATGCCTCGGCAGCTGCTGGACTATTGGAGAAATTGAGCGTTGCTGAAAGCAAAACAGAGAAAGCTTCAGAGGAAGCTCCAGCCACTTCTGTCAAGGCAGAAGAATCATCGGAGGTGGAAAAACCCTAA